The following nucleotide sequence is from Chitinivibrionales bacterium.
GTAAAATTCATCGGTAACAGTAAAAGGCGCAATCCCTTGAGTAAATTGATTCCTTGAATGGAACGGGTAGAGCGTAACCTCAAAGGGTTTCGGGTGTTTCTCGAACCGGCCGCCGATCAGCTCCTGATAATTTCGGTTCCTTTTTCCGCTTATCGATGCTCCATGCACGCCCAGCAGTCCTTTGCCGCTCTGTACCCATTTGCGTAACGCCTTCGTTTGCGCCGGTTTCAGGTCTTTCCCAATCCGTTTGCCGTCGAATGCATTGCCCAGGGAAGTATACAACAGTACCGCATCAAAGGAGCTGTTGTGCAGTTCCGTAAAGCAGGTGTGGTCTCCGGTTACCTCGATATGATATCGTTGCTTACGCAAAAACGGAACAATCGTGGATTCGAATCCGTCAAAATCGTGCCAGGCGCCACCGAGAACCAGTAAAATATTTTTGCCCATTTGTAAAAAATCTCCTTGAAGAATTGGGGTGGTGGAGTATTGGAGTGATGGAGTGTTGGATATGCCATCGCTCCACTACTCCATTACTCCAGCTCTTCACCACCTCATCGATTCGCCGTCAAGCTGAAAAAATTGTGGTGTGTCGTCGTTTCCTGGTCCTGTTATCGATTCATATAATCGATCCGCGGATTCCCGCGGAGCGAATGCGGCAAGGGGAGAGCCCATTCCCGATCGCATCCAGCCGGGATGTGCTGAATACACGCTGAATCCTTTGGGGCCGAGATAGTTCTGAAGCAGCCGTGTTTGCATGTTGAGTGCGGCTTTTGACATACTGTAGCCGAACCATGATTTGCGTCTGCAATCGATAATACTGCCGGCCTCGGAAGATATATTCACAATCCGCTTGTATGATCCTTTGCGCAAAAGGCCAACAAACTGTTGCGTGACCCGCAAGGGGCCGACAGCGTTGACATCGAGCACCTGCTGCACCATATCGAATTCAAGCTTTTCGAGCGTGATATCTTTGTCGGGATTGATTCCTGCATTGTTGATAAGGATATCCAGCGAACGTGTATGCTTTAAAATTTCATTACGGGCAGCTTTGATCGACTGCAAATCGGTAACATCCAGAATGACGGGGAAAAGAGCCGGGTTGTCGATGTTTGTAACCGGAGAATCTGAAACAATCCATCCTGCAAAGACGATCCAGTTTTCGGAAAGGAATTTCCGGACAAACGCCAGTCCCAGGCCGCTGTCGGTGCCGGTGATAAGGACGGCGCCTTTTTTGTTTGATTGTGAATGATCTGTGGCCGGCATCGGGCTTTTTATCACCGAAGCGGGTTTCCGTTTATCGCGTCCCATAAAATCGTGCATCCTGCCGAATCGAGCCTTCTTTTGCATTCTTCGTATAGCTCTTCCGTCAATGGACCTTTTTGTGCTGCGTCAACATTTTCTTTCAGATGATCTGTACTTGACGTGCCGACAATGACCGTTTGCGCCCCTGGATGGGTGAGCACGAAGCGGAGCAGAAAGCCGGCCGGCGTTTCGCCGTCATCGAACAGCTCTGCAATGTTTGACTGTTCAAAATATGCCCATTTTTCATCGCTGTTTCGACCGGCGTCACCCTGGGCAACACCCCCGCGGATTATTGTGCCCCGACCCCGCGCGGCAACGTCGGAGATAATTCGTTCCTCATTGCGCTCCAGCCCGGAATAGGCCATCTGGAATGCT
It contains:
- a CDS encoding SDR family NAD(P)-dependent oxidoreductase, coding for MQKKARFGRMHDFMGRDKRKPASVIKSPMPATDHSQSNKKGAVLITGTDSGLGLAFVRKFLSENWIVFAGWIVSDSPVTNIDNPALFPVILDVTDLQSIKAARNEILKHTRSLDILINNAGINPDKDITLEKLEFDMVQQVLDVNAVGPLRVTQQFVGLLRKGSYKRIVNISSEAGSIIDCRRKSWFGYSMSKAALNMQTRLLQNYLGPKGFSVYSAHPGWMRSGMGSPLAAFAPRESADRLYESITGPGNDDTPQFFQLDGESMRW